A genome region from Pseudomonas pergaminensis includes the following:
- a CDS encoding nucleoside-specific channel-forming protein Tsx, with protein sequence MHPTSRRPTPFGVSLLLAAVTGLLSASILAQEKPVDDSAQGETLSPEASPAKKGVYLSDWFNQDLTLIGSKDISFGPKPQDDVYLEYEYFGRKGPFELYGYIDVPKILTIGNSNDKGVWDHGSPVFMEHEPRISIDYLAGRSLAFGPFKEWYVAFDWIYDHGSNKENRANTLYSGLGTDIDTHSRVNLSANFYGRYQWENYGASNEYSWDGYRAQMKYIVPIGKFDNGASLTYIGFTNYDFGSDLHKDNPARTANSLVATNVLLYSFTHLRFTLVGRYFHNGGNWEDGSELNFGEGNFRARSDGWGYYAGVGYQF encoded by the coding sequence ATGCACCCCACCTCAAGGCGTCCTACCCCCTTTGGTGTTTCTTTGCTACTGGCTGCCGTTACGGGACTACTCAGTGCGTCTATTTTGGCGCAGGAAAAACCCGTCGATGACTCAGCACAGGGCGAAACGCTCAGCCCTGAAGCCAGCCCGGCGAAAAAAGGCGTGTACCTGTCGGACTGGTTCAACCAGGACCTGACATTGATCGGCAGCAAAGACATCAGCTTCGGCCCCAAGCCGCAGGATGATGTCTACCTGGAGTACGAGTACTTCGGCCGCAAAGGGCCGTTCGAGTTGTACGGCTACATCGACGTGCCGAAGATCCTCACCATCGGTAACAGTAATGACAAAGGCGTGTGGGACCACGGTTCGCCGGTGTTCATGGAGCATGAACCGCGCATTTCCATCGACTACCTGGCGGGCCGCAGCCTGGCCTTCGGACCGTTCAAGGAATGGTACGTGGCGTTCGACTGGATCTACGACCACGGCAGCAACAAGGAAAACCGCGCCAACACCCTGTACAGCGGCCTCGGCACCGACATCGACACCCACTCGCGGGTCAACCTGTCGGCCAACTTCTACGGGCGTTACCAGTGGGAAAACTATGGCGCCAGCAATGAATACTCCTGGGACGGTTACCGTGCGCAAATGAAGTACATCGTGCCCATCGGCAAGTTCGACAACGGTGCCTCACTGACCTACATCGGCTTCACCAATTACGATTTCGGTTCGGACCTGCACAAGGACAACCCAGCGCGCACCGCCAACTCCCTGGTGGCCACCAACGTGCTGCTGTATTCGTTCACCCACCTGCGTTTCACCCTGGTCGGCCGGTACTTCCATAACGGCGGCAACTGGGAAGATGGCAGCGAGTTGAATTTCGGCGAAGGCAACTTCCGCGCCCGTTCTGATGGCTGGGGTTACTACGCCGGCGTGGGCTATCAATTCTAA
- a CDS encoding ABC transporter substrate-binding protein, giving the protein MNPRIALSCLSLALLASTAHAAPTLYLGMNGGTMERVYADKVLPAFEKANNVKVVIVPGTSSDILAKVQANKDNPQMHVMFLDDGIMYRAISMGLCDKLTPSPTLEQIPAKARIKDEAVAVTLGVTGLGYNAKMFKEKGWAAPTSWMDLADPRFKEKVVFQSLASSTFGLHGFLMFNRIQGGDETNVEPGFKAWPKTVGPNVLEYIASSAKISEMVQTDEAAIFPLTPTQVATQKLLGVPMEYAQPKEGAVVLNVAECVIARNDQPELAQKLAAFLLTAEAQAPALEEGDQIPSNPTTPTTDKTRARVEAMQGYLQTAISIDWDQVNQARPEWNARWSRSIER; this is encoded by the coding sequence ATGAACCCACGTATTGCGCTGTCCTGCTTGTCCCTCGCCCTGCTCGCCTCCACCGCGCATGCCGCGCCCACGCTGTACCTGGGCATGAACGGCGGCACCATGGAACGGGTGTACGCCGACAAGGTGCTGCCCGCGTTCGAGAAGGCCAACAACGTCAAGGTCGTGATTGTGCCCGGCACGTCGTCGGACATCCTTGCCAAGGTCCAGGCCAACAAAGACAACCCACAGATGCACGTGATGTTCCTCGACGACGGCATCATGTACCGCGCCATCTCCATGGGCCTGTGCGACAAGCTGACGCCGAGCCCGACCCTGGAGCAGATCCCGGCCAAGGCCAGAATCAAGGACGAAGCCGTGGCCGTGACCCTCGGCGTCACCGGCCTGGGCTACAACGCCAAGATGTTCAAGGAAAAAGGCTGGGCGGCGCCCACCTCGTGGATGGACCTGGCCGACCCGCGCTTCAAGGAGAAAGTGGTGTTCCAGTCCCTGGCTTCATCCACCTTCGGCCTGCACGGTTTCCTGATGTTCAACCGTATCCAGGGTGGCGATGAAACCAACGTCGAGCCCGGCTTCAAGGCCTGGCCGAAAACCGTCGGCCCCAACGTGCTGGAATACATCGCCAGCTCGGCGAAAATATCCGAAATGGTGCAGACCGACGAAGCCGCGATTTTCCCGCTCACCCCGACCCAGGTCGCCACCCAGAAACTGCTTGGCGTGCCCATGGAATATGCGCAACCCAAGGAGGGTGCGGTGGTGCTGAACGTGGCTGAGTGTGTGATCGCGCGCAACGACCAGCCGGAACTGGCGCAGAAGCTCGCCGCGTTTTTGCTGACCGCCGAAGCCCAGGCCCCTGCGCTGGAAGAAGGCGATCAGATCCCGTCTAACCCGACCACGCCGACCACCGACAAGACCCGTGCGCGGGTGGAAGCGATGCAGGGTTACTTGCAGACGGCGATTTCGATTGACTGGGACCAGGTCAACCAGGCGCGGCCGGAGTGGAATGCGCGGTGGAGTCGGTCGATCGAGCGTTAA
- the nadE gene encoding ammonia-dependent NAD(+) synthetase, which produces MQERIARELNINRALTQGGEPEEIQRRIDFIKTTLRHSGCKALVLGISGGVDSLTAGRLCQLAAEQLRSEGYAARFIAMRLPYKTQADESDAQASLNFITADHIDTLNIAASVDGLMASLAAAEASAEHVDFIKGNVKARTRMIAQYAVANLHNGLVVGTDHGAEALMGFFTKFGDGACDLAPLSGLTKTQVRLLATALGAPDNLVHKHPTADLEELVPGKLDEHAYGCTYAEIDAYLMGEPVSERVRTIVEGAYSKTAHKRALPIAPL; this is translated from the coding sequence ATGCAAGAACGTATCGCACGGGAACTGAACATCAATCGCGCGTTGACCCAAGGCGGCGAGCCCGAGGAAATCCAACGGCGCATCGACTTCATCAAGACCACCTTGCGCCACTCGGGCTGCAAGGCCCTGGTGTTGGGCATCAGTGGCGGCGTCGACTCCCTCACCGCCGGCCGCCTGTGCCAATTGGCGGCCGAGCAACTGCGCAGCGAGGGTTACGCCGCACGCTTCATCGCCATGCGCCTGCCCTACAAGACCCAGGCTGATGAAAGCGACGCCCAGGCCTCCCTGAACTTCATCACCGCGGACCACATCGACACCCTCAACATCGCCGCCAGCGTCGACGGTCTGATGGCCAGCCTGGCCGCCGCCGAAGCCAGCGCCGAGCATGTCGATTTCATCAAGGGCAACGTCAAGGCCCGCACGCGCATGATCGCGCAATACGCCGTGGCCAACCTGCACAATGGCCTGGTGGTCGGCACTGACCACGGCGCCGAGGCGTTGATGGGGTTTTTCACCAAGTTCGGTGACGGCGCCTGCGACCTGGCCCCGCTGTCCGGCCTGACCAAAACCCAAGTGCGCCTGCTCGCCACGGCCCTCGGCGCACCGGACAACCTGGTGCACAAACACCCGACGGCCGATCTGGAAGAACTGGTACCGGGCAAGCTGGACGAGCACGCCTACGGTTGCACATACGCAGAGATCGACGCCTACCTGATGGGCGAACCGGTGAGCGAGCGGGTGAGGACGATTGTCGAGGGCGCGTACAGCAAAACAGCGCACAAACGCGCGCTGCCGATTGCGCCCCTTTGA
- a CDS encoding ABC transporter substrate-binding protein produces the protein MPSHAADTVTIATVNNSDMIRMQRLSKVFEEQHPDIKLNWVVLEENVLRQRLTTDIATQGGQFDVLTIGTYETPLWGAKHWLEPLTQLPADYDVEDIFPSVRQGLSVDNTLYALPFYGESTVTYYRTDLFKQAGLSMPAHPTWTQLGEFASKLTAKDKDQYGMCLRGKAGWGENIALLSTMANAFGARWFDEQWKPELTSPEWTAAANFYVNTLKQYGPPGVSSNGFNETLALFNSGKCAIWVDASVAGSFTTDKSQSKVADSVGFAAAPTEVTDKGSSWLYAWSLAIPATSRHKDAAKAFISWATSKAYIQLVADKEGITNVPPGTRQSTYSEAYLKAAPFAQVTLAMMKHADPAHPSAKPVPYVGIQYVTIPEFQAIGTSVGKLFSAALTGGMSVDQALLQAQSSTEREMKRAGYPK, from the coding sequence ATGCCCAGCCATGCCGCCGACACCGTCACCATCGCCACAGTCAACAACAGCGACATGATCCGCATGCAGCGCCTGTCCAAGGTGTTCGAAGAGCAGCACCCAGACATCAAGCTCAATTGGGTGGTGCTGGAAGAAAACGTGCTGCGCCAGCGCCTCACCACCGATATTGCCACCCAGGGCGGGCAGTTCGATGTGCTGACCATCGGCACCTACGAAACCCCACTGTGGGGCGCCAAGCACTGGCTGGAGCCGTTGACCCAACTGCCAGCGGACTATGACGTCGAGGATATTTTCCCCTCGGTGCGTCAGGGCCTGTCAGTCGACAACACCCTGTACGCCCTGCCGTTCTATGGCGAGAGCACCGTCACCTACTACCGCACCGACCTGTTCAAGCAGGCGGGGCTGAGCATGCCGGCGCACCCCACCTGGACCCAGCTTGGCGAGTTCGCGTCCAAGCTCACCGCCAAAGACAAGGACCAATATGGCATGTGCCTGCGTGGCAAGGCCGGCTGGGGCGAAAACATCGCTTTGTTGAGCACCATGGCCAACGCCTTTGGTGCGCGCTGGTTCGACGAGCAGTGGAAGCCGGAGCTGACCAGCCCCGAATGGACAGCTGCTGCCAACTTCTACGTCAACACCCTCAAGCAATATGGCCCGCCGGGTGTGTCCAGCAACGGCTTCAATGAAACCCTGGCGCTGTTCAACAGCGGTAAATGCGCGATCTGGGTCGATGCCAGCGTGGCGGGCTCCTTCACCACTGATAAAAGCCAAAGCAAGGTCGCTGACAGCGTAGGCTTTGCCGCCGCCCCCACCGAAGTCACCGACAAAGGTTCCTCGTGGCTCTACGCCTGGTCCCTGGCGATCCCGGCCACCTCCCGGCACAAGGACGCCGCCAAGGCGTTTATCAGTTGGGCGACCTCCAAGGCCTATATCCAACTGGTCGCCGACAAAGAAGGCATCACCAACGTACCGCCTGGCACGCGCCAGTCCACCTATAGCGAGGCGTACCTGAAGGCCGCGCCGTTTGCCCAGGTAACCCTGGCGATGATGAAGCACGCCGACCCCGCGCACCCTTCGGCCAAGCCAGTGCCGTACGTGGGCATCCAGTATGTGACCATCCCTGAGTTCCAGGCCATCGGCACCTCGGTGGGCAAGCTGTTCTCGGCCGCGCTGACCGGTGGCATGTCGGTCGACCAGGCCTTGCTGCAAGCGCAGTCCAGCACCGAGCGCGAGATGAAACGCGCCGGCTACCCGAAATAG
- a CDS encoding L-iditol 2-dehydrogenase, producing the protein MKRLEGKSALITGSARGIGRAFAQAYIAEGATVAIADINLQRAQATAAELGPQAYAVAMDVTDQASIDAAIAAVVAQAGKLDILINNAALFDLAPIVDITRDSYERLFSINVAGTLFTLQAAARQMISQGHGGKIINMASQAGRRGEPLVAIYCATKAAVISLTQSAGLNLIKQGINVNAIAPGVVDGEHWDGVDALFARHEGLAPGEKKKRVGEEVPFGRMGTAQDLTGMAIFLASKEADYVVAQTYNVDGGNWMN; encoded by the coding sequence ATGAAACGACTCGAAGGTAAAAGCGCGCTCATCACCGGATCGGCGCGCGGTATCGGCCGCGCCTTTGCCCAGGCCTATATTGCTGAAGGTGCGACGGTGGCCATCGCCGATATCAACCTGCAACGCGCCCAGGCGACGGCCGCCGAACTAGGCCCGCAAGCCTATGCAGTGGCAATGGATGTCACCGACCAGGCTTCCATCGACGCCGCGATCGCGGCCGTGGTGGCACAGGCCGGCAAGCTGGATATCCTCATCAACAATGCTGCGCTGTTTGACCTGGCGCCCATCGTCGATATTACCCGCGACAGTTACGAGCGGCTGTTCTCGATCAATGTCGCCGGCACGCTGTTCACCCTGCAGGCCGCCGCGCGGCAGATGATCAGCCAGGGCCATGGCGGCAAGATCATCAACATGGCCAGCCAGGCCGGACGCCGGGGCGAGCCGTTGGTGGCGATCTACTGCGCGACCAAGGCGGCGGTGATCAGCCTGACTCAATCGGCGGGGCTGAACCTGATCAAGCAAGGCATCAACGTCAACGCCATCGCACCCGGTGTGGTGGATGGCGAGCACTGGGACGGGGTCGATGCGTTGTTTGCCAGGCATGAAGGGTTGGCGCCGGGCGAGAAGAAGAAGCGGGTAGGGGAGGAAGTGCCCTTTGGGCGGATGGGCACGGCGCAGGACCTGACCGGGATGGCGATCTTCCTGGCTTCGAAGGAGGCCGACTATGTGGTGGCCCAGACCTACAACGTCGACGGCGGCAACTGGATGAACTGA
- a CDS encoding purine-nucleoside phosphorylase, translating into MKAFKRLSMAVGLALLPHVVLADAPAPIKPKVMLITMFAPEAQTWIDRLALKQEVRVPGLSAEYPVIRCNTQDVCLLVTGMGQTNAAASTLALALSPKFDLRQSYFLIAGIAGISPKHGTIGTAAWAHYLVEFGTQWELDSRDAPKDWPTGYIGINTKGPNEKPPLDYKTEVFELNPKLQAKAFALSQKVELTESKESSAWRKHYPAAPANQPPQVTRCDTLAGNTWFSGTRLSERAEVWTKLLTDNKGEYCTTQQEDNSTYEALLRASREGLVDIQRLAVVRAGSDFDRPYPGYSEVDNLLKYADQGGFVPALENLYRTGNPLVQAILKNWSAWEKGVPEA; encoded by the coding sequence ATGAAAGCGTTCAAACGTCTCTCAATGGCCGTCGGCCTGGCCCTGCTACCCCACGTGGTGCTGGCGGATGCGCCTGCGCCGATCAAACCCAAGGTCATGCTGATCACCATGTTCGCCCCGGAGGCACAAACCTGGATCGACCGCCTGGCACTCAAGCAGGAAGTGCGCGTGCCGGGACTATCCGCCGAATACCCGGTAATCCGCTGCAACACCCAGGACGTGTGCCTGCTGGTAACCGGCATGGGCCAGACCAATGCCGCGGCCTCCACCCTCGCCCTGGCCTTGTCGCCCAAGTTCGACCTGCGCCAGAGCTATTTCCTGATCGCCGGGATTGCCGGTATCAGCCCCAAGCATGGCACCATCGGCACCGCCGCCTGGGCGCATTACCTGGTGGAGTTCGGCACTCAGTGGGAGCTGGATTCACGGGATGCCCCCAAGGATTGGCCGACCGGCTATATCGGCATCAACACCAAGGGCCCCAACGAAAAACCTCCGTTGGACTACAAGACCGAAGTGTTTGAGCTGAACCCCAAGTTGCAGGCCAAGGCCTTCGCCTTGTCGCAGAAAGTCGAGCTGACCGAAAGCAAGGAATCCAGCGCCTGGCGCAAACACTACCCTGCCGCCCCAGCCAACCAGCCGCCGCAAGTCACCCGCTGTGACACCCTCGCGGGCAACACTTGGTTCTCCGGCACGCGCTTGAGTGAGCGCGCCGAAGTCTGGACCAAGTTGCTGACCGACAACAAAGGCGAGTACTGCACCACTCAGCAGGAAGACAATTCCACCTATGAAGCCCTGCTACGCGCCAGCCGCGAAGGCCTGGTGGATATCCAACGCCTGGCAGTGGTGCGCGCAGGGTCGGACTTCGACCGCCCTTACCCTGGCTACAGTGAAGTGGACAACCTGCTGAAATACGCCGATCAAGGCGGCTTTGTGCCGGCGCTGGAGAACCTGTACCGCACTGGCAACCCGCTGGTGCAGGCGATCCTGAAGAACTGGTCCGCATGGGAAAAAGGCGTTCCCGAAGCCTGA
- a CDS encoding NUDIX hydrolase — MPLSAYLHTVDLCVLYYCRSTGELKLLLNKRDAEPFAGHWALPGVVVNGGVQDLRLQDAVERLRASDKVGFELAWSEQVGTVGDAFRDPRCWSSSTYYLAIVAQEVTLGEHQAWYSLNAVADGSIKLPFDHNMIVASVQERLFSKSLYSSLPLMFLGDEFSAPQATTIFSLVLARPVLKTSIRQRLLKLTEAGYLRETGRKKQGEGGRPQATVENLKPGDIYFFDRSFAE; from the coding sequence ATGCCGCTTAGCGCCTACCTCCACACCGTCGACCTGTGCGTCCTGTATTACTGCCGCAGCACGGGCGAACTCAAGCTGCTGCTGAACAAACGCGACGCCGAGCCATTCGCCGGGCACTGGGCGTTGCCGGGTGTGGTGGTGAACGGCGGCGTGCAAGATCTGCGCCTCCAGGATGCGGTGGAACGCTTGCGGGCGAGTGACAAGGTGGGGTTTGAATTGGCCTGGAGCGAGCAAGTGGGCACCGTGGGTGATGCGTTCCGCGACCCGCGTTGCTGGTCGTCGTCCACGTACTACCTGGCGATCGTGGCGCAGGAGGTGACGCTCGGCGAGCATCAAGCCTGGTATTCACTGAATGCCGTGGCTGACGGCAGCATCAAGCTGCCGTTCGATCACAACATGATCGTGGCATCGGTGCAGGAACGGCTGTTCTCCAAGTCGCTGTACAGCAGCTTGCCGCTGATGTTCCTGGGCGATGAGTTCAGTGCCCCGCAAGCCACCACGATTTTTTCCCTGGTGCTGGCTCGCCCGGTGCTGAAGACCAGTATCCGCCAGCGCTTGTTGAAGCTCACGGAGGCAGGGTATTTGCGCGAGACCGGGCGCAAGAAACAAGGTGAAGGCGGCAGGCCCCAGGCGACGGTGGAGAACCTGAAACCCGGGGACATTTACTTCTTCGATCGCAGCTTTGCCGAATAA
- the pncB gene encoding nicotinate phosphoribosyltransferase gives MESAYDYETPVIQGLLDTDYYTFTMMQAVLHQHPNVDVEYNFIVRSKEKLGHLIPELRAELEKMAGLHMREGELRFLFNPRFREYLTPDYERFLGLFRFNLRYIHVSEVDGQLNIRVVGPMLHCIMFEQPVLALVSELRNRDKYPDVTLEDVTRKLYQKFDWLEKNLSRDELADLRVSDFSTRRRLSFKAQREVVDIMRRDFPGQFVGTSNAHLAYEFDLPLIGTMAHQWLMVHQQLGRLRESQNAALENWVREYRGRLGIALTDCISTDFFLKDFDLYFAKLYDGLRQDSGDPIAWADKVLARYKQLGIDPMTKDLMFSDGLNFEKCLPILRHVRGKARFGFGMGTSLACDVEGVEPLSIVMKLVRVHGEPVVKFSDDPVKNVCEDASFLQYAAQVFNVGSVEV, from the coding sequence ATGGAAAGTGCATACGACTACGAGACCCCGGTGATCCAGGGTTTGCTCGACACCGACTACTACACCTTCACCATGATGCAGGCCGTGTTGCACCAGCACCCGAACGTCGACGTCGAGTACAACTTCATCGTCCGTTCGAAGGAAAAACTCGGCCACCTGATTCCCGAACTGCGCGCCGAGCTGGAAAAAATGGCCGGCCTGCACATGCGCGAAGGCGAACTGCGCTTTCTGTTCAACCCACGCTTTCGCGAATACCTCACCCCGGACTACGAGCGCTTCCTCGGCCTGTTCCGCTTCAACCTGCGCTATATCCATGTCAGTGAAGTCGACGGCCAACTGAACATCCGCGTAGTCGGCCCGATGCTGCACTGCATCATGTTCGAACAGCCGGTTTTGGCCCTGGTCAGCGAGCTGCGCAACCGCGACAAATACCCCGACGTCACCCTCGAAGACGTCACTCGCAAGCTCTACCAGAAATTCGACTGGCTAGAGAAAAACCTCAGCCGCGATGAGCTGGCCGACCTGCGCGTCTCCGACTTCTCCACCCGTCGGCGCTTGTCGTTCAAGGCCCAGCGCGAAGTGGTCGATATCATGCGCCGCGACTTCCCCGGCCAGTTCGTCGGCACCAGCAACGCGCACTTGGCCTACGAATTCGACCTGCCGTTGATCGGCACCATGGCCCACCAGTGGCTGATGGTGCACCAGCAACTGGGGCGGCTGCGCGAGAGTCAGAACGCCGCCCTGGAAAACTGGGTGCGCGAGTACCGCGGTCGCCTTGGCATCGCCCTGACCGACTGCATCAGCACCGATTTTTTCCTCAAGGACTTCGACCTGTACTTCGCCAAGCTGTACGACGGGTTGCGCCAGGATTCTGGTGACCCCATCGCCTGGGCCGATAAGGTACTGGCCCGCTACAAGCAGTTGGGCATCGACCCGATGACCAAGGACCTGATGTTCTCCGACGGCCTGAACTTTGAAAAATGCCTGCCGATCCTGCGCCACGTGCGCGGCAAGGCGCGGTTCGGGTTCGGCATGGGCACCAGCCTGGCCTGCGATGTGGAAGGCGTGGAACCGCTGAGCATCGTGATGAAGCTGGTGCGGGTGCACGGTGAGCCAGTGGTGAAATTCTCCGATGACCCGGTGAAAAATGTCTGCGAAGACGCTTCGTTTTTGCAGTACGCAGCACAAGTGTTCAACGTTGGCAGTGTGGAGGTGTGA
- a CDS encoding nicotinamidase, with protein sequence MTLAKTTIASFDVDAQKSFTPLCPNELPVAGGDQIGAELNYMASLAGHRVGSKDAHTPHAPWVVAQHSDMLQPTGLAHADVTWVSHCVPGTEGFTLLDALPTPYDYDYFIWKGVEPDLHPYGACYHDLHDKLSTGVIEYLKAQGVSRVIVGGLALDYCVKTTALQLLKAGLEVVLHLPACRGISEEGGVQAVNELLKAGAVISSTREELAAMATR encoded by the coding sequence ATGACCCTTGCGAAAACTACCATTGCCTCATTCGACGTCGACGCCCAGAAGAGCTTCACGCCACTGTGCCCCAACGAGTTGCCTGTGGCCGGCGGTGACCAGATCGGTGCCGAACTCAACTACATGGCCAGCCTCGCCGGCCACCGCGTCGGCAGCAAGGACGCCCACACCCCACACGCGCCCTGGGTGGTGGCACAGCACAGCGACATGCTGCAACCCACCGGCCTGGCCCACGCCGATGTGACCTGGGTGAGCCACTGCGTCCCCGGCACCGAGGGCTTCACCCTGCTGGACGCGCTGCCCACGCCCTATGACTACGACTACTTCATCTGGAAAGGCGTCGAACCCGACCTGCACCCCTACGGTGCCTGCTACCACGACCTGCACGACAAACTGTCCACCGGCGTCATCGAATACCTCAAGGCCCAGGGCGTCAGCCGCGTGATCGTTGGCGGGCTGGCGCTGGACTACTGCGTCAAGACCACCGCCTTGCAACTGCTCAAGGCCGGCCTGGAAGTGGTCCTGCACCTGCCGGCGTGCCGAGGCATCAGCGAGGAGGGCGGTGTGCAAGCGGTCAATGAGTTGCTCAAGGCCGGTGCTGTCATCAGCAGCACCCGCGAAGAACTGGCCGCGATGGCCACGCGTTAA
- a CDS encoding quinone oxidoreductase family protein yields MKALQFTATGDLAALSVVDVATPVPAEGEVLVQIKAAGLNPSDVKNVLGRFPYTTLPRIPGRDFAGVVVEGPKEWVGQDVWGTGRDLGFFADGSHAQYLTVSAKGVAHKPTHLSFAQAASLGVPYTTAWDALERSGVGKGTRLLVIGANGAVGSAALALAKIRGAQVLAAVRRPEQVAALQGQGFEAIALGSPEELGSQVNAVFTGGADVIFDTTGFWLPAAVAGLAPFGRIAIIAAPVDGHVQLPALALYRKGGSVVGINSLLYNCEQCAVMLEQFGRFFDEGLLPLPTGLREVALANGVQCYEEVNQGSADKIIFVP; encoded by the coding sequence ATGAAAGCACTGCAATTTACCGCTACCGGCGATCTCGCCGCCCTCAGCGTAGTCGACGTCGCCACACCGGTACCGGCCGAGGGTGAAGTGCTGGTACAGATCAAGGCCGCGGGCCTCAACCCCAGCGACGTCAAAAACGTGCTCGGCCGTTTTCCCTACACCACCTTGCCACGCATTCCCGGTCGCGACTTCGCCGGCGTCGTCGTGGAGGGGCCAAAAGAATGGGTAGGCCAGGACGTCTGGGGCACAGGCCGCGACCTGGGGTTCTTTGCCGACGGTTCCCATGCCCAGTACCTCACCGTCTCGGCCAAGGGCGTGGCGCACAAACCCACCCACCTGAGTTTCGCCCAGGCCGCCAGCCTCGGCGTGCCGTACACCACCGCCTGGGACGCGCTGGAGCGCAGCGGTGTGGGCAAAGGCACCCGGTTGCTGGTGATTGGCGCCAATGGTGCCGTGGGTAGCGCGGCATTGGCTTTGGCGAAGATTCGCGGGGCCCAGGTGCTGGCTGCGGTGCGTCGACCGGAGCAGGTTGCAGCCTTGCAGGGGCAGGGCTTTGAGGCGATTGCCCTGGGCAGTCCGGAAGAACTGGGCTCGCAGGTGAATGCCGTGTTCACGGGCGGCGCCGACGTGATCTTCGACACCACCGGTTTCTGGCTGCCGGCGGCTGTGGCAGGCCTGGCGCCGTTCGGTCGCATTGCAATCATCGCGGCACCGGTGGACGGCCATGTGCAACTGCCGGCCCTGGCCTTGTACCGCAAGGGCGGCTCGGTGGTGGGGATCAATTCGTTGCTCTACAACTGCGAGCAATGCGCGGTGATGCTGGAGCAGTTCGGGCGCTTCTTTGATGAAGGCCTGCTGCCGTTGCCCACGGGCCTGCGTGAAGTCGCGTTGGCAAATGGCGTGCAGTGTTATGAAGAAGTGAACCAGGGCAGCGCCGACAAAATCATCTTCGTGCCCTGA
- a CDS encoding AraC family transcriptional regulator, producing the protein MPISRAQLFEHRPAELEVILPEPDHCFRWFEHDYPYDLARWNYHPEFEIHLIRQGSGKLVAGDYIGAFNAGHVALIGPDLPHDWIGELAPGEYLTGRDVVLQFDGAALLALRKTLPELGDLQPLFEQARRGLEFTGDTALQAAHLMEAIGSAYGLQRLILFLQLLDSLKNAPPPQVKALASPCYAPTLDARSAERINKAFDYLMRELTGDVRLSVIAQQLEMSEPGFSRFFKRNTGHGFIDLMRKFRVQRACRLLLQSDMSVADICFEVGYANLSNFNRHFRIEMHQTPSDYRRETAMHLFQRIEKMTPSQF; encoded by the coding sequence ATGCCCATCAGCCGCGCCCAGTTGTTCGAGCACCGCCCAGCCGAACTCGAAGTGATCCTGCCCGAACCGGACCATTGCTTTCGTTGGTTCGAGCACGACTACCCCTACGATTTGGCGCGCTGGAACTACCACCCTGAGTTTGAAATCCACCTGATCCGCCAAGGCAGCGGCAAGCTGGTGGCCGGCGACTATATCGGTGCGTTCAATGCCGGGCATGTGGCGCTGATCGGCCCCGACCTGCCCCACGACTGGATTGGCGAGTTGGCCCCCGGCGAATACCTGACTGGCCGCGACGTGGTGCTGCAATTCGACGGCGCCGCCCTGCTCGCCCTGCGCAAGACACTGCCGGAACTCGGCGACCTGCAGCCATTGTTCGAACAGGCCCGGCGTGGCCTGGAATTCACCGGCGATACCGCGTTGCAGGCCGCGCACTTGATGGAAGCCATCGGCAGCGCCTATGGCCTGCAACGCTTGATCCTGTTCCTGCAACTGCTCGACAGCCTGAAAAACGCCCCGCCGCCGCAGGTCAAGGCCCTGGCCAGCCCCTGCTACGCGCCGACCCTGGACGCCCGCAGCGCCGAACGCATCAACAAGGCGTTCGACTATTTGATGCGCGAACTGACCGGCGATGTGCGCCTGTCGGTCATTGCCCAGCAGCTGGAAATGAGCGAGCCGGGCTTCTCACGCTTCTTCAAGCGCAACACCGGCCACGGCTTCATCGACCTGATGCGCAAGTTTCGTGTGCAACGCGCCTGCCGGCTGTTGCTGCAAAGTGATATGTCAGTGGCGGACATCTGCTTTGAAGTGGGCTACGCCAACCTGTCCAATTTCAACCGGCATTTTCGAATCGAAATGCACCAGACGCCGAGCGACTACCGGCGGGAAACAGCCATGCACCTGTTCCAGCGCATCGAAAAAATGACACCCAGTCAATTTTGA